A DNA window from Ignavibacteriales bacterium contains the following coding sequences:
- a CDS encoding T9SS type A sorting domain-containing protein, whose product MIMLDSNIIVLTEIDTSGRFARCICMFELQHQLIGVGSGHYDVEVYRAFLQKYGYPKDTTIFIGTTSFDVGNIFMPPVMSNFIQSPCGGFVGVNAGVTDESRRFGLSQNYPNPFNPLTVIRYQLPISGWVTMKVYDVIGRDVVTLVNEFKKIGSYEVKYDGTKLPAGVYFYRLISGNYSKTKKLVLLK is encoded by the coding sequence ATGATTATGCTTGATAGTAATATTATTGTCTTAACCGAAATTGATACCTCCGGACGATTTGCACGCTGTATTTGCATGTTCGAACTTCAGCATCAATTAATCGGTGTTGGTTCCGGTCATTATGATGTTGAAGTGTATCGTGCATTTCTCCAGAAATACGGTTACCCTAAAGATACCACAATATTCATTGGCACAACTTCCTTCGATGTTGGAAATATTTTTATGCCGCCAGTGATGTCAAATTTTATTCAAAGCCCATGCGGTGGTTTTGTCGGTGTGAATGCAGGCGTGACGGATGAATCTCGAAGATTCGGGTTATCCCAGAATTATCCGAATCCTTTTAATCCGTTAACCGTAATTCGTTATCAATTGCCGATTTCGGGCTGGGTAACGATGAAGGTGTATGATGTAATTGGCCGCGATGTAGTAACCCTCGTTAATGAATTTAAGAAGATCGGAAGTTATGAAGTTAAGTATGATGGTACGAAATTACCGGCAGGAGTATATTTTTATAGATTGATTTCGGGTAATTACAGCAAAACAAAAAAATTAGTTCTGTTGAAGTGA
- a CDS encoding GNAT family N-acetyltransferase has protein sequence MLGSSKTKLTFKSLTINTWKDFETLFGDRGACGGCWCMSWRLSRADFEKKKGDGNKRAIKKLVDKNEQIGVISYLNGKPIGWCAVAPREKYIKLEDSRVLKRIDNEPVWSITCFFLAKEFRCKGYSVELLKGVIGICKKKKVKILEAYPILPYSDNMPAAFAWTGFLSSFKKAGFRIAKRWSEARPIMRYYL, from the coding sequence ATGTTGGGTTCTTCGAAAACAAAATTAACTTTTAAATCATTAACCATAAATACGTGGAAAGATTTTGAAACACTCTTTGGTGACCGTGGCGCTTGCGGCGGTTGCTGGTGCATGTCGTGGCGGTTAAGCCGTGCTGATTTCGAAAAGAAAAAAGGAGATGGCAACAAGCGGGCGATAAAAAAATTGGTCGACAAGAATGAACAAATCGGTGTCATATCTTATCTGAATGGCAAGCCTATCGGCTGGTGCGCTGTTGCCCCACGAGAAAAATATATCAAACTTGAAGACTCGCGTGTACTGAAGCGAATAGATAACGAGCCGGTTTGGTCTATAACTTGCTTCTTCCTTGCGAAAGAATTCCGGTGCAAAGGATATTCCGTTGAGTTGCTGAAAGGTGTGATCGGCATCTGTAAAAAAAAGAAAGTGAAAATTTTAGAAGCATATCCTATCCTTCCCTACTCAGATAACATGCCGGCAGCGTTCGCATGGACCGGATTTTTATCTTCATTTAAAAAAGCAGGTTTTAGAATCGCGAAAAGGTGGTCTGAGGCCCGACCGATAATGAGATACTATTTATGA
- the groL gene encoding chaperonin GroEL (60 kDa chaperone family; promotes refolding of misfolded polypeptides especially under stressful conditions; forms two stacked rings of heptamers to form a barrel-shaped 14mer; ends can be capped by GroES; misfolded proteins enter the barrel where they are refolded when GroES binds): protein MGAKIITYDSEARAALKRGVDKLADAVKATLGPKGRNVVIDKKFGAPTVTKDGVTVAKEIELEDPIENMGAQMVREVASKTSDVAGDGTTTATVLAQAIVREGMKNVTAGANPMDLKRGIDLAVTTIVTELKKISKTVGDDKKKIAQVGAISANNDATIGDLIANAMEKVGKDGVITVEEAKGTETNVEWVEGMQFDRGYLSPYFVTDADSMETNLEDPYILIYDKKISVMKDLLPILEKIAQAGRQILIIAEEVEGEALATLVVNKLRGTLRVASVKAPGFGDRRKAMLEDIAVLTGGTVISDEKGYKLENAQISYLGTAKKVTIDKDNTTIVEGAGKKEDIKKRINEIKAQVEKTTSDYDKEKLQERLAKLSGGVAVLKVGAATEVEMKEKKARVEDALHATRAAVEEGIVPGGGVAYLRVQSKLDSVKSDNEDQKIGIEIIRKSLEEPIRMIVANAGLEGAVILNKVKEGKDDFGFNAQTEKYENLIVAGVIDPTKVTRIALENAASVAGLLLTTEATIVEKPEKEKPMPPMPHGGGMGDMY, encoded by the coding sequence ATGGGTGCAAAAATAATCACGTATGATTCAGAAGCACGCGCCGCGTTGAAACGCGGAGTTGATAAGCTTGCTGATGCCGTAAAAGCAACTCTTGGTCCGAAAGGACGCAATGTTGTTATAGATAAAAAATTCGGCGCGCCAACAGTCACAAAAGACGGCGTTACCGTTGCGAAGGAAATCGAACTCGAAGATCCAATCGAAAACATGGGCGCTCAAATGGTTCGTGAAGTTGCCAGCAAAACATCGGATGTTGCAGGCGACGGAACAACAACAGCAACCGTTCTTGCTCAGGCAATCGTTCGCGAAGGAATGAAAAACGTAACCGCAGGCGCTAATCCGATGGATTTGAAACGCGGTATCGATCTCGCAGTTACAACAATTGTAACCGAGCTTAAGAAGATAAGTAAAACCGTTGGCGACGATAAAAAGAAAATTGCGCAGGTTGGTGCTATCTCTGCCAACAACGATGCCACCATCGGTGATCTGATTGCAAACGCGATGGAGAAAGTCGGTAAAGACGGCGTTATCACAGTTGAAGAAGCAAAAGGAACGGAAACTAACGTAGAGTGGGTAGAAGGTATGCAGTTCGATCGCGGTTACCTATCTCCTTATTTCGTTACCGATGCAGATTCAATGGAAACAAATCTTGAAGATCCATACATCCTTATTTACGATAAAAAGATAAGTGTAATGAAAGATCTGCTTCCAATTTTGGAAAAAATTGCTCAGGCAGGTCGTCAGATTCTTATCATTGCCGAAGAAGTTGAAGGTGAAGCCCTTGCAACACTTGTTGTTAATAAACTTCGTGGAACTTTAAGAGTTGCATCTGTTAAAGCCCCCGGCTTCGGTGATCGCCGTAAAGCTATGCTTGAAGATATCGCGGTTCTAACAGGCGGCACAGTGATCTCGGATGAAAAGGGTTACAAGTTAGAGAACGCACAGATTTCTTACTTAGGTACGGCAAAGAAAGTAACAATCGATAAAGACAACACAACTATCGTTGAAGGTGCTGGTAAAAAAGAAGATATCAAAAAGCGCATCAACGAGATCAAAGCTCAAGTTGAGAAGACTACTTCCGACTATGATAAAGAAAAATTGCAGGAACGACTCGCAAAACTTTCGGGTGGTGTTGCCGTGTTAAAAGTAGGCGCTGCAACCGAAGTTGAAATGAAAGAGAAGAAAGCCCGCGTTGAAGATGCACTTCATGCAACACGCGCCGCAGTTGAAGAAGGTATCGTCCCCGGCGGCGGAGTCGCATATCTTCGTGTTCAATCGAAGCTCGATTCAGTAAAATCGGATAACGAAGATCAGAAGATTGGTATCGAGATTATTCGCAAATCTCTTGAAGAGCCGATCCGGATGATCGTAGCTAATGCAGGTCTGGAAGGCGCAGTCATTCTGAATAAAGTAAAAGAAGGCAAAGACGATTTCGGTTTCAACGCGCAAACAGAGAAGTACGAAAACCTGATCGTGGCTGGTGTAATCGACCCGACGAAGGTTACACGTATCGCTCTCGAAAATGCCGCAAGCGTCGCCGGATTATTATTGACGACCGAAGCGACAATAGTCGAAAAACCCGAGAAAGAAAAACCGATGCCACCAATGCCACATGGCGGCGGCATGGGTGATATGTACTAA
- a CDS encoding DUF4157 domain-containing protein, with product MLNKHITLLNIQNHDTNIEDAILPLKETVGISLTNIIDSERSLGKQLDAGILDKMENSFHQSLKHVRLHVDEKADRILRELKTIAFASANDIFIQRAIYSQDLNNQFCVLTHEITHVIEHHGENMISFWSSQYHTSLTREGTRRVGITDNNFIARLERESTYTDYQGRLFHIPGWPFPIGLPSAQTSLYLTGIRRGEGPDHGEGANYTTTVEHARRLNKQKQDEYLGNAIQNYSNGNFNQAIIFLGRALHVAQDRGAHGEGAIGRGHDDPYLLDPDSRAFRTPDGRIREHYGWEDARQNTYEVLYYWKMYKDQIDNRRGHPLSLPPSWSEYISHEVQ from the coding sequence ATGTTAAATAAACACATAACATTATTAAATATTCAAAATCATGATACTAATATTGAAGATGCGATTTTACCATTAAAAGAAACAGTGGGTATATCGTTAACAAATATAATCGATTCGGAAAGATCTTTAGGGAAACAACTCGACGCAGGAATTCTGGATAAAATGGAAAATTCGTTTCATCAGAGTTTAAAGCATGTACGATTACACGTTGATGAGAAAGCTGATAGAATCCTACGAGAACTAAAAACGATTGCTTTCGCATCGGCAAATGATATCTTTATTCAACGCGCAATTTACTCACAAGACTTAAATAATCAATTCTGCGTGTTGACCCACGAAATAACGCATGTCATTGAACACCATGGAGAAAATATGATCAGCTTTTGGTCATCACAGTACCATACAAGTCTAACTCGTGAGGGTACCAGAAGAGTAGGGATCACAGATAACAATTTTATCGCGAGGTTGGAAAGGGAATCAACTTACACTGATTATCAAGGAAGATTATTTCATATACCAGGATGGCCATTTCCGATAGGATTGCCAAGCGCTCAAACATCCTTATATTTAACCGGTATAAGGCGTGGGGAGGGGCCCGACCACGGAGAAGGTGCAAATTATACGACGACTGTTGAACACGCCAGAAGATTAAACAAACAAAAACAAGATGAATATTTAGGTAATGCAATTCAAAATTACAGTAATGGAAACTTCAATCAAGCAATTATTTTCCTGGGAAGAGCATTACATGTCGCTCAAGATAGGGGTGCCCATGGGGAGGGGGCGATCGGTAGGGGACATGACGATCCTTATTTGTTGGACCCCGACTCTAGAGCATTTAGAACACCAGATGGAAGAATAAGGGAACATTATGGGTGGGAAGATGCACGCCAGAATACATACGAGGTTTTGTATTATTGGAAAATGTACAAAGATCAAATTGATAACCGGAGAGGGCATCCTTTAAGTCTACCTCCTTCATGGAGCGAATATATTTCTCACGAAGTTCAATGA
- a CDS encoding sigma-54-dependent Fis family transcriptional regulator: protein MPVQKVWIYFHRNFDPLYQNRILNRFENAGLETILYKGELHSFPGIIMFDSIDPILNGILLHNTEVSMGRILAIAIDKSMLTNNISWQLLNAGASDVLTWQDSDDFVQNILKRIKRWETIDGIVQSPLVQNNLIGESVKWKCLLQQIVEIAYYTDASVLITGETGTGKELVARLIHSLDQREKKGDLVIVDCTTIVPELSGSEFFGHERGAYTGAIQSRDGAFALANNGTLFLDEVGELPLHLQAELMRVIQEGTYKRVGSNVWQNTKFRLICATNKNLTRELKDGHFRHDFYYRIAGYNCNLLPLRERTEDILSLVKFFLNQQNNNSEPFEVDECLRAYLIMRDYPGNIRDLKQLVSRIMYRHVGKGPITIGDIPEDERPHFEEKRSQWCDQTFESCIRKALLCGVKLKEIGKIAENIAIGITEKETNGNLRHAAEKLGVTNRTLQLRRANSKENHFHKN from the coding sequence ATGCCAGTCCAAAAAGTATGGATATATTTTCATCGTAATTTTGACCCACTTTATCAAAACAGAATTCTAAATAGATTTGAAAATGCAGGTCTTGAAACGATTCTCTACAAGGGAGAACTACATTCGTTTCCCGGTATAATTATGTTCGATAGTATTGATCCAATTCTCAATGGGATTCTACTTCATAATACTGAAGTTAGTATGGGAAGGATATTAGCGATAGCAATCGATAAAAGTATGCTGACAAATAACATCTCCTGGCAATTACTGAATGCCGGAGCGTCTGATGTATTGACGTGGCAAGATTCTGATGATTTTGTTCAAAATATTTTGAAGCGGATAAAACGCTGGGAAACAATCGATGGTATAGTTCAATCACCATTGGTGCAAAATAATTTGATCGGAGAATCTGTTAAATGGAAATGCTTGCTTCAACAAATTGTTGAAATCGCGTATTACACCGATGCATCTGTTTTAATAACGGGAGAAACCGGAACGGGCAAAGAGCTTGTTGCGCGTTTAATTCATTCATTGGATCAACGTGAGAAAAAAGGTGATTTGGTAATTGTTGATTGTACAACGATTGTTCCTGAGCTATCAGGTAGTGAGTTTTTTGGACATGAGCGAGGTGCATATACGGGCGCGATACAAAGTCGCGATGGTGCTTTTGCCCTTGCTAACAATGGGACATTGTTCTTAGATGAAGTTGGGGAGCTACCTCTCCATCTGCAAGCTGAGTTGATGAGAGTTATTCAGGAAGGAACATATAAGCGTGTTGGAAGTAATGTATGGCAGAATACTAAATTCCGCTTAATATGTGCAACAAACAAAAACCTGACAAGAGAACTAAAGGATGGGCATTTCCGGCATGATTTCTATTATCGCATTGCAGGTTACAATTGCAATCTACTACCGTTGAGAGAACGAACCGAAGATATCCTTTCACTGGTAAAATTTTTTCTTAATCAACAAAACAATAATAGTGAACCGTTTGAAGTGGATGAATGTTTGAGAGCATATTTAATCATGCGGGATTATCCGGGTAATATTCGGGACTTAAAACAACTTGTTTCCCGGATTATGTATCGTCATGTAGGCAAGGGTCCAATCACAATAGGTGATATTCCTGAAGATGAACGCCCACACTTTGAAGAAAAAAGGTCTCAATGGTGCGATCAGACATTCGAATCATGCATACGAAAAGCTTTATTATGTGGAGTAAAATTGAAAGAGATAGGTAAGATTGCAGAAAATATTGCCATTGGAATAACAGAGAAAGAAACAAACGGTAATCTACGCCATGCTGCTGAAAAGTTGGGAGTCACAAATCGAACGTTACAGCTACGAAGGGCAAATTCGAAAGAGAATCATTTTCACAAGAATTGA
- a CDS encoding endonuclease/exonuclease/phosphatase family protein: protein MQLTITTFNVENLFNRYAFLDSPWDDRNYDKFIQAIGVVSIASRAGDLVPYQISEIQRNNTAQAILDSKPDILAVQEIENIYTLRVFNETYLDNYFDRMICIDGNDPRGIDVGLLLRKDLNAEIQNIRTHIDEPENGKSIHRTSFLNSGYWVTGAIFSRDCLEVDIKLNGKIITLLINHFKAQDKTISSVARRTKQSERVAELVTQCAKSGKLPIVLGDLNAIPIDKSLVSLLKHTLLKDPFPHETWTHYYVPKKNVSRLDYILIHKTIKSVSTHIVRNGLTAKCKKYDGPRYPTIGQEHTEASDHCPVSIQIEV, encoded by the coding sequence ATGCAACTTACAATCACAACGTTTAATGTAGAAAATCTTTTTAATCGATATGCTTTTTTAGATTCACCCTGGGATGACCGGAATTACGATAAATTTATCCAGGCAATCGGTGTTGTCTCGATAGCGAGCCGAGCCGGTGATCTTGTACCATATCAAATCTCGGAGATTCAGCGGAATAATACTGCACAGGCAATTCTTGATTCCAAACCTGATATTCTGGCTGTTCAGGAAATCGAGAATATCTATACTCTCCGCGTCTTCAACGAAACTTATCTCGATAACTATTTCGATCGGATGATTTGCATAGATGGTAACGACCCTCGTGGTATCGATGTAGGATTATTGTTAAGAAAAGATTTAAATGCCGAAATCCAAAATATTCGAACACACATCGATGAACCTGAAAACGGAAAAAGTATACACCGCACATCTTTTTTGAACAGCGGTTACTGGGTAACAGGGGCGATATTTTCCCGTGACTGTCTTGAAGTCGACATAAAATTGAACGGAAAGATAATCACTTTATTGATTAATCATTTCAAAGCACAGGATAAGACTATATCCTCCGTCGCCCGCCGCACCAAACAATCTGAACGCGTTGCGGAGCTTGTTACCCAATGTGCGAAGAGCGGTAAACTACCGATAGTGCTCGGAGATCTAAACGCCATACCTATCGATAAATCATTGGTCTCGTTGCTGAAACATACATTGCTTAAAGATCCTTTCCCACACGAAACTTGGACTCATTATTATGTTCCGAAAAAAAATGTGAGCCGTCTCGATTATATTTTAATTCATAAAACGATAAAGTCGGTCTCGACTCATATCGTACGGAACGGATTAACAGCAAAATGTAAAAAATATGACGGGCCGCGTTATCCAACTATTGGACAAGAGCATACCGAAGCCAGCGATCATTGCCCGGTTTCAATTCAAATTGAAGTTTAA
- a CDS encoding DUF3276 family protein gives MESLFSKTVKAGKTTYFIDVREAKNKNKYISIAESTLAKEGEEKKFTRKNIMIFDNQLDKFREAFNEAIKIAQPK, from the coding sequence ATGGAATCGCTTTTTTCAAAAACCGTAAAGGCGGGTAAAACCACCTATTTTATAGATGTTCGCGAGGCAAAAAATAAAAACAAATATATCTCAATCGCCGAAAGTACTTTAGCCAAGGAAGGTGAAGAGAAAAAATTTACCCGCAAGAACATCATGATCTTCGATAACCAATTAGATAAATTCAGGGAGGCATTTAACGAAGCGATAAAAATTGCACAACCGAAATAA
- a CDS encoding chitosanase, whose translation MNLEDAKQIVQRVVNVFETGTPTGKYDALVIYKDGKNGSRQITFGRSQTTEQGNLKTLLYLYIQQNGKYAADLQPYLEKVGKISLVDDPAFKNLLIKAAADDTVMRATQDSFFDKLYYNPAIEFCTMNGLALPLSLLVVYDSYIHSGGVPRFLRKRFGEFPPASGGDEKRWTTSYVDVRHQWLKYHSNPLLQKTIYRTQCFKDQIAIDNWDLDKLPIMANGVAV comes from the coding sequence ATGAATTTAGAAGATGCAAAACAAATTGTTCAGCGTGTTGTGAATGTGTTTGAAACCGGAACTCCAACCGGCAAATATGACGCGTTGGTTATTTACAAAGATGGTAAAAATGGAAGCCGACAGATTACATTTGGCAGGAGCCAGACAACGGAACAAGGGAACCTCAAGACCTTACTCTACTTATATATACAGCAAAACGGGAAATATGCTGCTGATCTCCAGCCGTATCTTGAGAAGGTCGGAAAGATCTCGCTGGTCGATGACCCGGCCTTTAAGAACCTCTTAATCAAAGCGGCTGCTGATGATACGGTGATGCGGGCAACGCAGGATTCTTTTTTCGACAAGTTGTATTACAATCCCGCGATTGAATTTTGCACCATGAATGGACTTGCCCTGCCGTTAAGTTTACTTGTGGTGTACGACAGCTATATCCATTCCGGCGGTGTGCCACGGTTTCTCCGAAAACGTTTTGGTGAATTCCCCCCGGCCTCCGGCGGTGATGAAAAACGGTGGACAACATCGTACGTCGACGTAAGGCACCAATGGTTGAAGTACCATTCCAATCCATTGCTTCAAAAGACTATTTATCGGACACAATGTTTCAAAGACCAGATCGCCATAGATAATTGGGACTTGGATAAGCTGCCTATAATGGCAAATGGTGTGGCGGTGTAA
- a CDS encoding carboxypeptidase regulatory-like domain-containing protein yields MAFQFLYTMRDFLNSTEGKFIKYWTSLLLILVAFYLYLHFNVSGSIDKRLTKDEITTVTLILTDTSSQNAVNCSQLDSTRKVKAIEFILNQLSPIDDSAVVKLNRQTAPLNIPTMIAMLPTISVSSGYFFWLNTDWKYFEVIFWTIFGVIANLLYKSSGTIGEGKFDRTKELTLYTAKIYYAPLISLIIVFSYSVLSSSNEVYFDNTSLELLVFSFILGFFSSRAVELLNKLKDVLLPGGKGEEEPVTASLTGKVEPPAGTPAMNLEDTEITLTPLHGNEPELTTKADDEGKYSFSNFKPGEYKLEAKLLDEGTGTFTALVEKIAITKIGSTSANPMILKKQQ; encoded by the coding sequence ATGGCATTTCAATTCTTATATACTATGCGCGACTTTCTAAACAGCACTGAAGGAAAATTCATAAAATACTGGACTTCTTTGTTGCTGATTTTAGTGGCCTTTTATCTATATCTTCACTTTAATGTTTCCGGAAGTATAGATAAAAGACTGACAAAGGACGAGATCACAACCGTAACATTGATCTTGACCGACACATCGTCGCAAAATGCGGTTAACTGTTCGCAACTCGATTCCACGCGAAAGGTAAAAGCTATCGAATTCATACTCAACCAGTTGAGCCCTATAGATGATAGCGCCGTTGTGAAACTTAACCGGCAAACCGCACCTCTGAACATTCCTACGATGATCGCCATGCTGCCGACAATTAGCGTTTCCTCGGGTTATTTTTTCTGGCTAAACACCGATTGGAAATATTTTGAAGTTATTTTCTGGACGATCTTCGGAGTGATTGCAAACTTATTGTATAAATCATCCGGCACAATCGGGGAAGGAAAATTCGATCGGACAAAAGAGTTGACACTTTATACAGCGAAGATATATTACGCTCCGCTCATCAGTTTGATCATAGTATTCAGCTACTCCGTGCTGTCGTCATCGAACGAGGTTTATTTCGACAACACGTCGCTGGAGCTGTTGGTATTCTCATTTATTCTGGGATTCTTTTCATCGCGGGCGGTTGAGCTGCTTAATAAGCTCAAGGATGTTCTGCTTCCGGGCGGGAAAGGAGAAGAAGAGCCCGTAACGGCATCGCTAACAGGCAAGGTCGAGCCACCGGCAGGCACACCTGCAATGAATCTGGAAGATACCGAGATAACACTTACGCCGCTGCACGGAAATGAACCTGAGTTGACTACCAAAGCAGACGATGAAGGAAAGTATTCATTTTCGAATTTCAAACCTGGAGAGTACAAGCTCGAGGCAAAACTATTGGACGAGGGTACCGGCACGTTTACAGCATTGGTGGAGAAAATTGCGATAACGAAGATCGGTTCCACTTCTGCTAACCCCATGATTCTAAAAAAACAACAATAG
- a CDS encoding amidohydrolase family protein yields MIDSHCHTGQNYGLTGIEGSIAPLERYLIRAGEVGITKTILFSTLSPNYPISNREVARIVTINPNRFYGFVFVHAQRDRGRIHDMVKETVEQFGFCGIKVHRHDASITREVCEAARRFSLPILYDLMGEISQVEFLAQEYPDVSFIIPHLGSFGDDWKAQTGLIKYLVSYTNIYTDTSGVRRFDILEEAVHRAGAVKIIFGTDGPWLHPGVELSKIYALNLSHYENELILCRNILRLIKHTEVVASNPSFKYQFL; encoded by the coding sequence ATAATCGATTCCCATTGCCATACAGGTCAAAACTACGGATTAACAGGGATAGAAGGTTCAATAGCACCACTTGAAAGATATTTAATCCGTGCTGGCGAAGTAGGTATTACCAAAACTATTCTTTTCTCAACGCTCTCACCAAATTACCCAATCTCAAATCGAGAAGTTGCCCGCATTGTTACGATAAATCCAAATCGCTTTTATGGTTTTGTATTTGTACATGCTCAGCGAGATCGGGGACGAATTCATGATATGGTAAAAGAAACAGTTGAGCAATTTGGTTTTTGTGGCATTAAAGTTCATAGGCACGATGCTTCAATCACACGTGAAGTGTGTGAAGCTGCACGGAGATTTTCACTACCGATACTCTATGATCTTATGGGAGAAATATCTCAGGTTGAATTTCTCGCTCAGGAATATCCCGATGTTTCTTTTATCATACCACATCTTGGCAGTTTTGGTGATGACTGGAAAGCACAGACAGGATTAATTAAATACCTAGTATCATATACAAATATTTATACTGATACCTCTGGTGTTCGTCGGTTTGATATTCTCGAAGAAGCTGTTCATCGGGCGGGTGCGGTGAAGATTATCTTCGGAACAGATGGTCCATGGCTTCATCCGGGAGTCGAATTGTCAAAAATCTACGCTTTAAATTTATCACACTACGAAAATGAATTAATCCTTTGTCGTAATATTCTGAGATTGATTAAACATACTGAAGTTGTTGCAAGTAATCCATCTTTCAAATATCAATTCTTGTGA
- a CDS encoding OmpA family protein, which yields MRFLAFLGLVALTILLLLPSFTATAQIHDYGFKTGLQFNGVLPETEFWESQGLKGSYLVRWLGRFELGGGFQMELGAGYGSYAGLDFQRAYYRSEIIPIDMRFILNLAESDSWNPYLYAGAGGIKYRVTSLPKSVSPKSVEKDGWTGIIPAGLGFEIPLSEKLILDISGGANYSLTDNLNYYRHGEPNDAYYSGGIGFLFAMGGGSRDNDKDGLTNNEEEELGTDPDNADTDGDGLMDGMEVRTYQTNPLKADTDNDGLKDGDEIKKYKTNPLKIDADGDGLNDGDEVNNYKTDPLSLDTDGDGLKDGDEVLKFKTSPVNPNTDNDGLMDGDEVLKYKTDPLNPDTDGDGLKDGDEINKYQTDPLKQDTDGGTVDDGKEITNGTNPVDPSDDVPKIQQELKTEVNVPIVLDGIVFKTGSAEITPVSEEILMQAFNTLDRHPEIYVDIQGHTDNVGKHDSNMKLSKRRADAVKTWLVNKGIGSDRITTTGFGPDKPIAPNTTDEGKQKNRRIEFMRTK from the coding sequence ATGAGATTTTTAGCTTTTTTGGGATTAGTGGCATTAACAATACTGCTGTTACTTCCTTCATTCACAGCCACAGCTCAGATTCATGATTACGGTTTTAAAACAGGATTACAATTTAATGGAGTCCTTCCCGAAACTGAATTTTGGGAGAGTCAGGGCTTAAAGGGATCATATTTAGTACGATGGCTCGGACGATTCGAATTAGGCGGCGGGTTCCAGATGGAACTTGGCGCAGGGTATGGATCTTATGCGGGTCTCGATTTTCAGCGCGCCTATTATCGTTCCGAAATTATACCGATCGATATGAGATTCATATTGAACTTAGCTGAAAGCGATTCATGGAATCCGTATCTATATGCTGGAGCCGGCGGAATAAAGTACAGAGTTACTTCACTTCCAAAATCTGTTTCGCCGAAATCGGTTGAGAAAGATGGCTGGACCGGGATTATCCCTGCGGGCTTGGGTTTTGAAATTCCGCTTTCCGAAAAATTAATTCTCGACATAAGCGGTGGCGCGAATTATTCTTTAACAGATAACTTAAACTATTACCGCCATGGCGAACCCAACGACGCATATTATTCAGGCGGTATAGGTTTCCTATTTGCTATGGGCGGCGGATCGCGCGATAACGATAAAGATGGTTTAACAAATAACGAGGAAGAAGAATTAGGAACCGATCCGGACAACGCTGATACCGACGGTGATGGTTTAATGGATGGTATGGAAGTAAGAACATATCAAACAAATCCCCTTAAAGCCGATACGGATAACGACGGTTTAAAGGATGGAGATGAAATAAAAAAATATAAAACAAATCCACTTAAGATCGACGCCGATGGAGATGGTTTAAACGACGGTGATGAGGTAAATAATTACAAAACCGATCCTCTTAGTTTGGATACAGATGGTGATGGATTAAAAGACGGAGACGAAGTTTTGAAGTTCAAAACAAGTCCGGTGAATCCGAATACAGACAACGATGGATTGATGGACGGCGATGAAGTTCTTAAATATAAAACCGATCCGCTGAATCCGGACACCGACGGTGATGGATTGAAAGATGGAGATGAAATAAATAAATATCAAACAGATCCATTGAAGCAAGATACAGACGGCGGGACAGTAGATGATGGTAAAGAGATTACAAATGGCACCAACCCGGTTGACCCGAGTGACGATGTTCCTAAAATTCAACAGGAATTAAAAACCGAAGTCAACGTACCGATAGTGCTTGATGGCATCGTGTTCAAAACCGGCAGTGCGGAGATTACACCTGTTTCAGAAGAAATTTTGATGCAGGCGTTTAACACACTCGACAGGCATCCTGAAATCTATGTAGACATTCAGGGGCATACAGATAATGTCGGCAAACATGATTCCAACATGAAGTTATCAAAACGCCGTGCAGACGCTGTAAAGACATGGTTAGTGAATAAGGGAATCGGCAGCGACAGAATCACAACAACAGGTTTTGGTCCCGATAAACCTATCGCACCGAATACGACCGATGAAGGAAAGCAGAAGAATCGTCGTATTGAATTCATGCGAACAAAGTAA